A single window of Betta splendens chromosome 11, fBetSpl5.4, whole genome shotgun sequence DNA harbors:
- the LOC114865278 gene encoding retinal guanylyl cyclase 1-like isoform X1, protein MQVISTQMVTYLSRYYLYILMFKIMFFSPELFRQVSPLFGTIYNMVYFVAKVVEERRQAGGGHWVTGDQLVQSDGSFNFYGFNQVLSGGKEGRGLQSRYMVLDSDGDRLVPTHLLSPMNTDDTLGGLKPLGRSFVFPGGEPPKASFCWFSPEEACTGGVDTMSTFFLLLLVCVLIGAFFYWIRKFKRAANISKLILTLDDIVFIDTQVSRKKLNDESIMRSLLEIKTPFRSIARSYILTTPESSNIGILEGDWVWLKKVSVGKSMTAVNQNTQSLFSHLREMRHENLNLYLGLFMDCGIFALVVEHCPRGSLADLLADGNMRLDWMFKSSLIMDLIKGMKYLHLRGLSHGRLKSTNCLVDGRFVLKVTDYGLPMILHAQNLNLSEDPQDLLWTAPELLRNPVQGGSFAGDVFSFSIITQEVISRTLPYAMMDMPAHEIVDRLKNPPPLCRPMVSVDEAPDDCLSLMNECWNEDPNKRPSFDNIFKQFRGSNRGKRANIIDSMLRMLEQYSSNLEDLIRERTDELEVERNKTEKLVGQLLPKSVAQALKKGKPVRPEHYSDATLYFSDIVGFTTISALSEPIEVVDLLNDLYTMFDAIIATHDVYKVETIGDAYMVASGVPNRNGNRHAAEVANMSLDILHSIAAFKIRHMPEMKVKIRIGLHSGPVVAGVVGLTMPRYCLFGDTVTTASLMESSGLPYRIHISLSTVKVLASLKLGYHIDTRKAQVKGSEDTYWLMGREGFTKPLPVPPDLSGGASNHGISLDEIPVERRQKFLDRQKMMKK, encoded by the exons ATGCAGGTTATTTCTACTCAGATGGTCACATACTTGTCTagatattatttatatattttgatgTTTAagatcatgtttttttctcctgaactttttcgccaggtgTCTCCGCTGTTTGGCACCATCTATAACATGGTGTATTTTGTTGCGAAGGTGGTAGAAGAACGTCGTCAGGCAGGGGGTGGGCACTGGGTGACAGGTGACCAGCTTGTCCAATCAGACGGAAGCTTTAATTTCTATGGCTTCAATCAG GTGCTGTCTGGAGGTAAAGAGGGGCGAGGCCTACAGTCCAGGTACATGGTGTTGGACAGTGATGGAGACAGACTTGTTCCCACACACTTATTATCTCCAATGAACACTGATGACACACTTGGAGGTCTGAAGCCTTTGGGTCGCTCCTTTGTCTTCCCGGGTGGAGAACCGCCCAAAGCCAGTTTCTGCTGGTTCAGCCCAGAAGAAGCCTGCACTGGGG GTGTTGACACTATGTCAACATTTTTCCTTCTGCTGTTAGTCTGTGTTCTTATTGGAGCATTTTTCTACTGGATAAG GAAGTTCAAGAGAGCAGCCAACATCAGCAAACTGATCCTGACTTTGGATGACATTGTCTTCATTGACACTCAAGTCAGCAGGAAG AAATTGAATGATGAGTCAATCATGCGGAGTCTTCTGGAAATTAAAACTCCGTTCCGTTCAATTGCTCGAAGTTACATTCTGACAACACCTGAGAGCTCAAACATTGGAATCCTGGAG GGTGACTGGGTTTGGCTGAAGAAGGTTTCTGTTGGGAAGTCCATGACTGCTGTCAATCAGAACACCCAGAGTCTGTTTAGCCAT TTGAGAGAGATGCGCCATGAGAACCTCAACCTGTACCTGGGTCTGTTTATGGACTGTGGGATCTTTGCTCTGGTGGTTGAACACTGTCCTCGAGGAAGTCTGGCTGACCTGCTGGCAGATGGCAACATGAGGCTGGACTGGATGTTCAAGTCTTCACTGATCATGGACCTAATCAAG GGGATGAAGTACCTTCATCTACGAGGGTTGAGTCACGGACGTCTGAAGTCCACAAACTGTTTGGTGGATGGACGCTTTGTCCTGAAGGTCACTGACTACGGCCTTCCCATGATCCTTCACGCTCAGAACCTTAACCTGTCTGAGGATCCTCAGG ATCTGCTGTGGACGGCTCCAGAGTTGTTGAGGAACCCGGTCCAAGGAGGTTCATTTGCTGGGGATGTCTTCAGCTTCTCTATTATCACACAAGAAGTGATTTCAAGAACGCTGCCATATGCCATGATGGACATGCCTGCTCATG AGATTGTGGATCGTCTGAAGAATCCCCCTCCTCTGTGCAGACCAATGGTCTCGGTGGACGAAGCTCCTGATGACTGTCTCAGTCTGATGAATGAATGTTGGAACGAAGACCCCAACAAGAGGCCGAGCTTTGACAACATTTTCAAACAG TTTCGGGGCAGTAACAGGGGCAAGAGGGCAAACATCATTGACTCCATGCTGCGGATGTTGGAACAGTACAGTTCAAACCTGGAGGATCTGATTAGAGAAAGAACAGATGAGCTAGAAGTTGAGAGGAATAAGACAGAGAAGCTTGTTGGGCAGCTCCTGCCAAA GTCTGTAGCTCAGGCTCTGAAGAAGGGGAAGCCGGTTCGACCTGAACATTATTCAGATGCCACTCTTTACTTCAGTGACATTGTTGGATTTACAACCATCTCAGCTTTGAGTGAACCTATTGAG GTGGTCGACCTGCTGAATGACCTCTACACCATGTTTGATGCTATCATTGCTACTCATGATGTCTATAAG GTAGAAACTATTGGAGATGCTTACATGGTGGCTTCAGGTGTACCCAACAGAAATGGGAATCGCCACGCTGCTGAAGTGGCCAACATGTCTCTGGACATCTTGCACTCAATCGCAGCCTTCAAGATCAGACATATGCCTGAGATGAAAGTCAAAATACGCATTGGACTACACTCTG GTCCGGTGGTGGCAGGTGTGGTGGGTCTAACGATGCCCAGGTACTGTCTGTTTGGAGACACTGTGACCACAGCATCACTCATGGAGTCCAGTGGACTGC CATACAGGATCCACATTAGCCTGAGCACTGTGAAGGTCCTGGCCAGCCTAAAACTGGGATACCATATAGACACCAGGAAGGCACAG